The region ACCGAGATGCCGGGGCTCAAGCGCAACGACATCGAGATCGACGTCGAGAACAACGTCCTCACCATCCGCGGCGAAAAGCGCGAGGAGCGCACCGAGGGCGAGAAGGGCCGGTTCCACCTGGCCGAGCGCCGCTACGGCACCTTCACCCGCTCGTTCGTGCTGCCCCGCGACGTCGACAGCGACGCCATCCAGGCTACCTTCGAGGACGGCGTGCTCACCGTCGT is a window of Longimicrobium sp. DNA encoding:
- a CDS encoding Hsp20/alpha crystallin family protein, with translation TEMPGLKRNDIEIDVENNVLTIRGEKREERTEGEKGRFHLAERRYGTFTRSFVLPRDVDSDAIQATFEDGVLTVVVPKSEKARRRKIQIGGEGGQQQIGVETGERETQNA